Proteins encoded by one window of Tunturibacter psychrotolerans:
- a CDS encoding PP2C family protein-serine/threonine phosphatase: MKPSTASLVTAPSLIAETGYRDCPECIYLRVFKSTIYVRNHDLSLKFYVDQLGFSVVADARYDFDGRWVAIAPPDGSTVLALIAPRPGTENYKLIGRNTQVGFLSEDINATYEQWRSRGVRFHHPPQQTLFGGTVAGFYDIDGNSFELLGSDQITREIERQRRQAAERIEAERRSAQELEIAKQVQARLFPQTLPPLKTLDYAGICIQARHVGGDYYDFLALGNQRLGLVIGDIAGKGIAAALLMANLQANLRSQFALARDEPQLFLQSVNRLFFQNTTDSAYATVFFADYDDTTGCLRYANCGHLCAILLRDKGKVELLHPTATVLGLFEEWHSPTVDCQLSPGDIFALYTDGVTEAFNESEEEFGEDRLIAALQRNAHLAPAEILSATIDVIQQFSPHEQHDDITLIVAKCTAAH, from the coding sequence TTGAAACCCAGCACCGCAAGCCTCGTGACCGCCCCCTCCCTGATCGCCGAAACGGGATACCGCGACTGCCCCGAGTGCATCTACCTGCGCGTCTTCAAATCCACGATCTACGTCCGCAATCACGACCTGAGCCTCAAGTTCTACGTCGACCAGCTAGGCTTCAGCGTCGTCGCAGACGCTCGTTACGACTTCGACGGCCGCTGGGTTGCCATCGCGCCGCCCGACGGTTCCACGGTCCTGGCCCTCATCGCCCCCCGGCCCGGAACTGAAAACTACAAACTCATCGGGCGCAACACGCAGGTAGGCTTCCTCTCCGAAGACATCAACGCCACGTACGAGCAATGGCGCAGCCGCGGCGTTCGCTTTCACCATCCTCCCCAGCAGACCCTCTTCGGAGGCACAGTCGCCGGGTTCTACGACATCGACGGAAACTCCTTCGAACTTCTCGGCTCCGATCAGATCACTCGCGAGATCGAACGCCAGCGACGCCAGGCAGCCGAACGCATCGAGGCGGAGCGCCGCAGCGCGCAGGAGCTGGAAATCGCCAAGCAGGTACAGGCACGCCTCTTCCCCCAGACCCTACCACCGCTCAAAACCCTCGACTACGCTGGCATCTGCATCCAGGCTCGCCACGTAGGCGGCGACTACTACGACTTCCTGGCACTCGGCAATCAGCGTCTCGGCCTTGTCATCGGAGACATCGCCGGCAAAGGCATCGCCGCCGCCCTCCTCATGGCAAACCTGCAAGCCAACTTGCGCAGCCAGTTCGCCCTCGCCCGCGACGAACCCCAGCTCTTTCTTCAATCCGTCAACCGCCTCTTCTTCCAGAACACCACCGACAGCGCCTACGCCACCGTCTTCTTCGCCGACTACGACGACACCACAGGGTGTCTCCGCTACGCCAACTGCGGCCACCTCTGTGCCATCCTGCTCCGCGACAAAGGAAAGGTCGAGCTCCTCCATCCCACCGCAACCGTCCTCGGTCTCTTCGAGGAGTGGCACTCCCCCACCGTCGACTGCCAGCTCTCTCCCGGCGACATCTTCGCCCTCTACACCGATGGCGTGACCGAAGCCTTCAACGAGTCGGAAGAGGAGTTCGGCGAAGACCGCCTCATCGCCGCGCTCCAACGAAACGCTCACCTTGCACCTGCGGAGATCCTCTCCGCCACCATCGACGTGATCCAGCAATTCAGCCCGCACGAGCAGCACGACGACATCACCCTTATCGTCGCGAAATGCACCGCTGCACACTAG
- a CDS encoding FAD-dependent monooxygenase, with translation MTEEILYTEKYQLAYDVVIAGAGPVGLFLAFELGLAGTSVLVLERMEDPHSPLKEGWMGMRGLNFPSVDAFYRRGMLKDVRESSLAWMDPTRLGFALNAQANTSAPAQRFAGHFAGIMLDAKKIDLSSQPYLVQGPSAAGGLASLEGLEEVLAEHALKLGVEVKRGMPVTDFTESEDGVTVHAGNESFQCKWLVGCDGGRSTIRKVAGFEFAGTDPEFTGYSAWAELADPEKLQLGFNLTPHGMYVNGPGPGRIGLVDFDNAAFDREQEITLESLQAILRRVSNTDVTIKTLHVATSYTDRARQATTYRKGRVLLAGDAAHIHSPLGGQGLNTGLGDAMNLGWKLAATIKGWAPEDLLDTYTAERHPVGAWALNWTRAQVAIMRPDPHAQAITSVIRDLINTKDGTTYFAEKISGILLRYDLPGDHPLIGRSAPDLEFEDGSRLGPILRDGSGLLLDLSAKEELSTLGRRWNGRLKYVRAQAKDNKGLAALLLRPDGFVAWAADADPNLTALEETIHRWFGDPA, from the coding sequence ATGACAGAAGAGATTCTTTACACGGAGAAATATCAATTGGCTTACGACGTAGTAATTGCTGGCGCCGGACCGGTAGGTCTCTTCCTCGCCTTTGAACTTGGGCTGGCAGGAACATCAGTGCTCGTCCTCGAGCGAATGGAAGATCCGCACTCGCCGCTCAAAGAAGGCTGGATGGGAATGCGCGGACTGAACTTTCCCTCCGTCGACGCATTCTATCGGCGAGGAATGCTGAAAGACGTACGCGAATCCTCGCTTGCGTGGATGGACCCCACGAGGCTAGGCTTCGCATTGAACGCGCAGGCAAACACCTCCGCGCCCGCGCAGCGCTTTGCCGGCCACTTCGCTGGCATCATGCTCGATGCGAAAAAGATCGACCTCTCCAGCCAACCATATCTCGTGCAGGGCCCGTCCGCCGCCGGAGGCCTGGCCTCCCTTGAAGGACTTGAAGAGGTGCTGGCGGAGCATGCCCTGAAACTCGGCGTTGAAGTGAAGCGAGGCATGCCAGTCACAGACTTCACTGAATCCGAAGATGGTGTGACTGTTCATGCAGGCAACGAGTCGTTCCAATGCAAATGGCTCGTCGGTTGCGACGGTGGCCGCAGCACAATTCGAAAGGTAGCAGGCTTCGAATTCGCAGGCACCGACCCCGAGTTCACCGGCTACAGCGCATGGGCCGAGCTCGCCGACCCTGAAAAGCTGCAACTCGGCTTTAATCTCACACCCCATGGCATGTACGTGAATGGCCCTGGCCCCGGTCGCATTGGACTCGTCGACTTCGACAATGCCGCGTTCGATCGCGAGCAGGAGATCACACTCGAATCCCTGCAGGCCATTCTTCGCCGAGTCTCAAACACCGACGTAACGATCAAGACGCTGCACGTGGCCACCAGCTACACCGACCGCGCGCGTCAGGCGACGACCTACAGAAAAGGCCGTGTGCTACTTGCCGGCGATGCCGCGCACATCCACTCACCGCTCGGAGGCCAGGGACTCAACACCGGCCTCGGCGACGCCATGAATCTGGGCTGGAAACTAGCCGCAACCATCAAGGGATGGGCTCCCGAAGATTTGCTCGACACCTACACCGCAGAGCGTCATCCCGTCGGAGCCTGGGCTCTCAACTGGACACGCGCGCAGGTCGCCATCATGCGCCCAGACCCTCACGCTCAAGCCATTACCAGTGTCATCCGCGATCTCATCAACACAAAGGATGGAACGACCTACTTCGCCGAAAAGATCTCCGGCATCCTGCTGCGATACGACCTTCCCGGCGACCATCCCCTCATCGGCCGCAGCGCACCCGACCTCGAGTTTGAGGACGGCTCGCGCCTCGGCCCGATCCTGAGGGACGGAAGCGGACTTCTGCTCGACCTGTCAGCCAAGGAAGAACTGAGCACGCTGGGCAGAAGATGGAACGGGCGTCTGAAATACGTGCGCGCCCAGGCGAAAGATAACAAAGGCCTCGCAGCCTTGCTCCTGAGACCTGACGGTTTCGTAGCATGGGCCGCAGACGCGGATCCGAACCTGACAGCTCTGGAAGAAACGATCCATCGCTGGTTCGGTGACCCAGCCTGA
- a CDS encoding M15 family metallopeptidase encodes MRSLRNSLIYLCGLVLLLQAGFAQEASFRITPLHPVQELRERALTAQPPREHGSFRAPDLVELVKLDSTIKLDVRYATADNFLSTPVYTEARTFLQRPAAEALLRAAAELKIRGYGLILYDGYRPWYVTKMFWDATPRDKRMFVADPATGSKHNRGCAVDLTLYDLATGKEVTMPSGYDEMTGRAYAYYSGGTVEERAHRALLREAMKKQGFEVNPTEWWHFDYKDWRQYPILNVKFEDLGH; translated from the coding sequence ATGAGATCTTTACGAAACAGCCTGATCTATCTTTGTGGACTGGTTCTGCTGTTGCAAGCCGGATTCGCGCAAGAGGCGAGTTTCCGTATCACGCCGCTGCATCCCGTACAGGAGCTGCGGGAAAGGGCGCTCACGGCGCAGCCACCAAGGGAGCACGGGAGCTTTCGCGCACCCGATCTGGTGGAGTTGGTCAAACTCGATTCCACGATCAAGCTCGATGTGCGGTACGCAACGGCAGACAATTTTCTTAGTACTCCGGTGTATACCGAGGCGCGGACCTTTCTTCAGAGACCGGCAGCCGAAGCGTTGCTCCGAGCTGCGGCCGAGCTCAAGATTCGCGGATATGGCCTGATCCTCTACGACGGCTATCGTCCGTGGTATGTCACGAAGATGTTCTGGGACGCGACGCCCCGGGACAAGAGGATGTTTGTCGCCGATCCAGCTACGGGCTCTAAACATAATCGCGGATGCGCAGTGGATCTCACTTTGTACGATCTGGCAACGGGCAAAGAGGTGACGATGCCTAGTGGATATGACGAGATGACTGGTCGCGCGTATGCCTACTATTCCGGTGGCACGGTTGAGGAACGCGCTCACCGTGCCCTTCTACGCGAGGCGATGAAGAAGCAGGGGTTTGAGGTGAACCCCACCGAGTGGTGGCACTTCGATTACAAGGATTGGAGACAGTATCCGATCCTGAATGTGAAGTTTGAAGATCTCGGCCACTAG
- a CDS encoding 1,9-bis(guanidino)-5-aza-nonane synthase, which translates to MPTKKELLARPIQHLDIKQHNVVPLVEAMGHMAYSARDTHRAANIYDMMLRDTDCGVILCLAGSLISAGLQKIFVDLIRNNMVDAIVSTGANIVDQDFFEALGFNHYVAGDEYKYGAGDAELRDLMIDRIYDTFIDEEELRICDETTHQITNSLDPKPHSSREFIREMGAYLSKNGKTPQAGGRDSIVLAAYEKNVPIFCPAFSDCSAGFGLVAHQHARQGKPMVSIDSAKDFYEITQLKIANPTTGLLMIGGGVPKNFAQDIVVAADILGVEASMHKYAIQITVADARDGALSGSTLKEASSWGKVDLTYEQMVFSEATLALPLITGYAFHKNAQAARKGKKWASILDQVAVTA; encoded by the coding sequence ATGCCGACAAAAAAAGAACTTCTCGCCCGCCCCATCCAGCACCTCGACATCAAACAACATAACGTCGTACCCCTGGTTGAGGCGATGGGCCACATGGCCTACTCCGCGCGTGACACCCACCGCGCCGCCAACATCTACGACATGATGCTCCGCGACACCGACTGCGGCGTCATCCTCTGCCTTGCCGGCTCGCTCATCTCCGCCGGCCTCCAAAAGATCTTCGTCGACCTCATCCGCAACAACATGGTCGACGCCATCGTCTCCACCGGCGCCAACATCGTCGATCAGGACTTCTTCGAAGCCCTCGGCTTCAACCACTACGTCGCTGGCGACGAGTACAAGTACGGCGCAGGTGACGCCGAGCTCCGCGACCTCATGATCGATCGCATCTACGACACCTTCATCGACGAAGAAGAGCTCCGCATCTGCGACGAGACCACCCACCAGATCACCAACTCCCTCGATCCCAAGCCCCACAGCTCCCGCGAGTTCATCCGCGAGATGGGCGCCTACCTCTCGAAGAACGGCAAGACTCCACAAGCTGGAGGCCGCGACTCCATCGTCCTCGCCGCCTACGAGAAGAACGTCCCCATCTTCTGTCCCGCCTTCTCCGATTGCTCCGCAGGCTTCGGCCTCGTCGCCCACCAGCACGCTCGCCAGGGCAAGCCCATGGTCTCCATCGACTCCGCCAAGGACTTCTACGAGATCACCCAGCTCAAAATCGCCAACCCCACCACCGGCCTGCTCATGATCGGCGGCGGCGTCCCCAAGAACTTCGCACAGGACATCGTCGTAGCCGCCGACATCCTCGGCGTCGAAGCCTCCATGCACAAGTACGCCATCCAGATCACCGTAGCCGACGCCCGCGACGGCGCCCTATCCGGTTCTACCCTCAAAGAGGCCTCCAGCTGGGGCAAAGTCGACCTAACCTACGAGCAGATGGTCTTCTCGGAAGCCACCCTCGCTCTCCCCCTGATTACCGGTTATGCCTTCCACAAGAACGCCCAGGCCGCCCGAAAAGGCAAGAAATGGGCCAGTATCCTCGACCAGGTTGCAGTAACCGCTTAA
- a CDS encoding ATP-binding response regulator: MHILPLLGYLSLLTTSAILLFAFLRVQRINRDLSDQLSQAREQQHQHTLQLTHRSELDTLKDEFISTVSHELRTPLTSIRGALGLLSSGIIGDVDAKALNLLRIAVTNTDRLIRLINDILDLERMESGRAPLQIRRCSLRDLAQQAIDTMTPMADANTVHLALEPSTVAQAAYPEALFFDGDADRILQVLTNLLSNAIKFSPAASTIRIHTEAASDSILLKVVDEGRGIPSDKLDTIFDRFQQIEPSDARQKGGTGLGLAICRSIVQQHSGSIWAQRNLGPGTTLYMMLPRTSRASDVAVPSQLPPRGEGAILVCDDDAGIRTVVSEHLTRQGYTVVEANSGEQALVLAAEHQVEAILLDLYMPGLSGWETLQRLRNNPVTANIPVVVLSVLSSTLRPQLTGDAQGWVQKPFNENLLFAELGRVLHQGEGPAYVLLVEDDEDLASVLAASFHDAAVHIDHAATRQQAIRQCITRPPDLLILDLTLPDGDGFSLVEWLRQQPTLRTMPLVVYSGREISETEMAKLRLGPTEFLTKAKVQPQEVEELVLSMVHRLRTKFSDLAAAGPAA, translated from the coding sequence ATGCACATCCTTCCTCTACTTGGCTATCTCTCGCTCCTCACAACCTCCGCAATTTTGCTCTTCGCTTTTCTGCGCGTCCAACGTATCAACCGCGATCTCTCCGATCAGCTGAGCCAGGCCCGCGAGCAGCAGCATCAGCACACTCTTCAGCTCACGCACCGCTCCGAACTCGACACCCTCAAAGACGAGTTCATCTCCACCGTCTCGCACGAGCTGCGCACTCCCCTCACCAGCATTCGCGGCGCACTCGGTCTCCTCTCCTCCGGCATCATCGGCGACGTAGACGCCAAAGCACTCAACCTCCTCCGCATCGCCGTCACCAACACCGACCGCCTCATCCGCCTCATTAATGACATCCTCGACCTTGAGCGCATGGAGTCCGGTCGCGCTCCCCTGCAGATTCGCCGCTGCTCCCTGCGCGATCTAGCCCAGCAGGCCATCGACACCATGACGCCTATGGCCGACGCGAACACCGTTCATCTCGCGCTCGAGCCCTCCACCGTTGCCCAGGCCGCCTATCCCGAGGCCCTCTTCTTCGACGGCGACGCCGACCGCATCCTCCAGGTCCTAACCAACCTTCTCTCCAACGCCATCAAGTTCTCTCCCGCCGCCTCCACGATCCGCATTCACACAGAGGCCGCCTCCGACTCCATCCTCCTCAAAGTCGTCGACGAAGGCCGCGGCATCCCCTCCGACAAGCTCGACACCATCTTCGACCGCTTCCAGCAGATCGAACCCTCCGACGCCCGCCAGAAAGGTGGCACCGGCCTCGGCCTCGCCATCTGCCGCAGCATCGTCCAGCAGCACAGCGGCTCCATCTGGGCTCAGCGCAACCTTGGCCCCGGAACCACGCTCTACATGATGCTTCCCCGCACCAGCCGCGCGTCTGATGTCGCCGTCCCCTCTCAGCTTCCGCCACGTGGCGAAGGAGCCATCCTGGTCTGCGACGACGACGCCGGCATCCGCACCGTCGTCTCCGAACACCTCACTCGCCAGGGCTACACCGTCGTCGAAGCCAACTCCGGCGAACAGGCCCTCGTCCTCGCAGCCGAACATCAAGTCGAAGCGATCCTCCTCGACCTCTACATGCCCGGCCTCAGCGGTTGGGAGACTCTCCAACGCCTCCGCAACAACCCCGTCACAGCCAACATCCCGGTCGTGGTCCTCAGCGTTCTCTCCTCCACCCTCCGCCCCCAACTCACCGGCGACGCCCAGGGCTGGGTGCAGAAGCCATTCAACGAAAATCTTCTCTTCGCAGAACTAGGCCGAGTTCTCCACCAGGGCGAAGGCCCCGCCTACGTCCTCCTCGTCGAAGACGATGAAGACCTCGCCAGTGTCCTCGCCGCCAGCTTCCATGACGCCGCCGTCCACATCGATCACGCGGCCACCCGCCAGCAGGCTATCCGCCAGTGCATCACCCGGCCACCCGACCTTCTCATTCTCGACCTCACCCTCCCCGACGGCGATGGTTTCTCGCTCGTCGAGTGGCTCCGCCAGCAGCCCACCCTGCGCACCATGCCGCTGGTCGTCTACTCTGGCCGAGAAATCTCCGAAACCGAAATGGCCAAACTCCGCCTCGGCCCCACCGAATTCCTAACCAAGGCCAAGGTCCAGCCCCAGGAGGTCGAAGAGCTCGTGCTCTCCATGGTCCACCGCCTCCGCACCAAGTTCTCTGACCTCGCCGCCGCCGGCCCAGCCGCGTAA
- a CDS encoding response regulator, whose amino-acid sequence MRRILIIDDEDDIREVAALSLEATAGWQILTASSGAEGIDIASAEQPDAILMDVMMPGVDGPTTFARMQQTPAIAHIPVLLLTAKVQGVDQRRFAGLGLAGILFKPFDPLTLAEQISTALGWKD is encoded by the coding sequence ATGCGACGCATACTCATCATTGACGACGAAGATGACATTCGCGAAGTAGCTGCTCTGTCCCTCGAAGCCACCGCAGGCTGGCAGATCCTCACCGCCAGCTCCGGCGCCGAAGGCATCGACATCGCCTCCGCCGAACAACCCGACGCTATCCTGATGGACGTCATGATGCCCGGCGTTGACGGCCCCACCACCTTCGCCAGAATGCAGCAGACTCCTGCCATCGCCCACATCCCCGTCCTGCTCCTCACCGCAAAAGTTCAGGGAGTCGATCAGAGGCGTTTCGCAGGCCTCGGCCTTGCGGGAATCCTCTTCAAGCCCTTCGATCCCCTCACCCTCGCCGAGCAGATCTCTACCGCCCTCGGCTGGAAAGACTAG
- a CDS encoding Hpt domain-containing protein — protein sequence MKKTETKKNDQIDNVLATLWEKNLPTLRERLDLLDRTASIAASGALPEAPRLEAYNIAHKLTGSLGMFGYQQGTDIARKIEHILKAPTPAQLTTLTTLAKDLRTSLAAGL from the coding sequence ATGAAGAAAACCGAGACGAAAAAAAACGACCAGATCGACAACGTCCTCGCCACCCTATGGGAGAAAAATCTCCCCACTCTGCGTGAACGTCTCGACCTGCTCGACCGCACCGCCTCCATCGCCGCCTCCGGCGCACTCCCCGAAGCTCCACGCCTCGAAGCCTACAACATCGCGCACAAGCTCACCGGCTCTCTCGGCATGTTCGGCTACCAGCAAGGCACCGACATCGCCCGCAAGATCGAGCACATCCTCAAAGCACCCACACCGGCTCAACTCACCACCCTCACCACGCTCGCAAAAGACCTCCGCACCTCACTCGCCGCTGGCCTCTGA